A DNA window from Geothermobacter hydrogeniphilus contains the following coding sequences:
- a CDS encoding nucleotidyltransferase domain-containing protein, whose translation MGTIQTELKKLTRLGLVSRRKDGNRLYYSARREHPLFRDIQGMVLKTAGLVEVLKNAVAGRADIEMAFVFGSVARQEEQAESDIDLLVIGRIGLRELIRALSGLAGQLGREINPHVFSVEEFVRRKLAGDHFLTRVLEDGKLFVKGTADDLEKLG comes from the coding sequence TCACCCGTCTTGGTCTGGTCAGTCGGCGCAAAGATGGTAACCGGCTGTACTACAGTGCCAGGCGCGAACATCCATTGTTTCGCGACATTCAGGGGATGGTGCTGAAAACCGCCGGCCTGGTCGAGGTGCTGAAAAATGCCGTCGCCGGGCGAGCGGATATCGAGATGGCCTTTGTTTTCGGTTCGGTTGCCCGTCAGGAGGAACAAGCCGAAAGCGATATCGACCTGCTGGTTATCGGTCGGATAGGGTTGCGGGAGTTGATCAGGGCTCTCTCCGGACTGGCAGGACAACTCGGTCGCGAGATCAACCCCCATGTGTTCAGTGTCGAAGAGTTCGTCAGGCGGAAGCTGGCCGGGGACCATTTCCTGACCCGCGTGTTGGAGGATGGCAAACTTTTTGTCAAGGGGACTGCGGATGACCTTGAAAAGTTGGGCTGA